In Lewinellaceae bacterium, a single window of DNA contains:
- a CDS encoding IS1182 family transposase — protein sequence MGHREGSSRTKPIRLNLEEHIAQDNPVRLIDAYVESLDLEELGFNHVVPEETGRPPYHPGDLLKLYIYGYLHRMRSSRQLEWACEVNIELWWLLKGLKPSWRRIARFRAEHPKSLRKLFQHYVQSLNNWGLLEGKTVGVDSVKLRAQNSKKNNYNAKKIHRHQNYIANKIRQHMKEMGEADEEGGSEGWARKQQALANTTVQLERLAKYRALEKQLEQSGEKQVSTTDPDARALALHRDIVEVCYSAQTATDAKHKLLIHYQTTNENDAHALYSAAKGAKQALKVDKLDALGDKGYHTGSELAACAEDGIDTYIASPASSTPGNSPEEGYQAKDFIYIGQGDYYICPQGYDLHTNGRFYAKGNADYRVKHYKTKACAECPVRQACTKNKMGRLIERSEYQEYVDANRLRVEARRGYYRKRQEIVEHPYGTIKRAWGYTYTLLRGMEKVDGELGPVFFCYNLRRTISILGVRGVIERLRRLFIAFWRSVARWRASLRNAKFKKLACSGVTWCARA from the coding sequence ATGGGCCATCGAGAAGGCAGCAGCCGGACGAAGCCCATCCGGCTCAACCTGGAAGAGCACATAGCGCAAGACAACCCAGTTCGATTAATCGACGCCTACGTGGAATCCTTGGATTTAGAGGAGTTGGGCTTCAACCACGTGGTGCCGGAAGAAACGGGGCGGCCGCCCTACCATCCCGGGGATTTGCTCAAGCTGTACATATATGGTTACCTGCACCGGATGCGCAGTTCGCGGCAATTGGAGTGGGCTTGCGAGGTGAATATAGAATTGTGGTGGTTGTTAAAAGGGCTGAAGCCATCCTGGCGGAGGATAGCGCGCTTCCGGGCGGAGCACCCAAAAAGCCTGCGCAAGTTATTTCAGCACTATGTACAAAGTTTGAATAATTGGGGTTTGCTTGAGGGGAAAACCGTTGGAGTAGATTCGGTGAAACTGCGTGCGCAGAACAGCAAAAAAAACAACTACAACGCAAAGAAAATTCACCGTCATCAGAACTATATTGCCAACAAGATCCGACAGCACATGAAAGAGATGGGCGAGGCGGACGAAGAAGGAGGCTCGGAGGGCTGGGCGCGCAAACAGCAGGCATTAGCGAATACTACCGTGCAGCTGGAACGGCTGGCCAAATACAGGGCGCTGGAAAAACAATTGGAGCAAAGCGGGGAAAAGCAGGTATCCACTACAGACCCGGACGCGCGAGCCCTTGCCCTGCACCGGGATATTGTGGAAGTGTGCTATTCGGCCCAAACAGCCACCGACGCAAAGCACAAGCTATTGATACACTACCAAACGACAAACGAGAACGACGCCCATGCCCTGTATTCGGCAGCCAAAGGGGCAAAGCAAGCCCTGAAGGTGGACAAATTGGATGCATTGGGAGATAAAGGCTACCACACCGGCAGCGAACTGGCTGCCTGCGCAGAGGACGGGATTGACACATATATCGCTTCGCCTGCGTCAAGCACCCCGGGCAATAGCCCGGAGGAGGGCTATCAGGCAAAGGATTTTATATACATCGGCCAGGGCGATTATTACATTTGCCCTCAGGGGTATGACTTGCATACCAACGGCAGGTTTTATGCTAAAGGCAATGCGGATTACAGGGTAAAGCACTATAAAACGAAAGCATGCGCAGAGTGCCCGGTACGGCAGGCATGCACAAAAAACAAGATGGGGCGGCTAATCGAGCGCTCGGAATACCAGGAATATGTCGACGCCAACCGGCTGCGGGTAGAAGCTCGAAGAGGATATTACCGAAAGCGCCAAGAGATAGTAGAGCATCCTTATGGGACGATAAAGAGGGCATGGGGCTATACCTACACGCTGCTGAGAGGCATGGAAAAGGTAGACGGGGAGCTGGGCCCGGTTTTCTTTTGTTACAACCTGAGGCGTACTATATCCATACTTGGCGTACGGGGTGTTATTGAGCGCCTCCGAAGGCTTTTTATCGCGTTTTGGCGCTCTGTTGCACGGTGGAGGGCCTCGTTGCGAAATGCGAAATTCAAAAAGCTTGCCTGCTCTGGCGTGACATGGTGCGCCAGAGCGTGA
- a CDS encoding RNA polymerase sigma factor, whose protein sequence is MFRYKDKLWSTLADLIEACITGDEDALRVLFDEFNDYIILLLIKLGVSSKEDREDYGQEIWIKIFLHLKDLKNPDSIRSWIWKVVHHVVYENHRKGRILAVNLDDSTNNHHKVWPEEYSNAELIEQAISGLHITRDPENNRQALEVLRLSKLGALKQREIAEALQVKMGTVGNWISDGTRLLRRALIANGLDYDIRPLLKKYRENIRFEENDDLNDTAKKAFSLHAQYRSLEEIRQILALTNEPLSEWIKKGCAATKAFIEKEGLEKSKFIPRWVDLDQS, encoded by the coding sequence ATGTTTAGGTACAAGGATAAATTATGGTCAACCCTAGCCGACCTTATAGAGGCCTGCATCACAGGCGATGAGGATGCCCTGCGTGTCCTTTTTGATGAATTTAACGACTACATTATCCTGTTACTGATCAAACTGGGTGTTAGTAGTAAAGAAGATCGCGAGGATTACGGCCAGGAAATTTGGATCAAGATCTTTCTCCACCTGAAAGACTTGAAAAATCCGGACAGCATAAGGTCATGGATATGGAAGGTTGTTCATCATGTTGTTTACGAAAACCATAGAAAGGGCCGCATACTGGCTGTAAACCTGGACGACAGCACGAACAACCACCATAAGGTATGGCCAGAAGAATATTCCAACGCGGAGCTGATCGAGCAAGCCATCAGCGGGCTCCACATTACCAGAGACCCGGAAAACAACCGGCAAGCCCTGGAAGTACTCCGGCTCAGTAAACTTGGGGCGTTAAAACAGCGCGAAATTGCAGAAGCGTTACAAGTGAAAATGGGCACGGTCGGGAACTGGATCAGCGACGGGACGCGCTTATTGCGCAGGGCGCTCATCGCCAATGGCCTGGATTACGATATCCGGCCCTTGCTAAAGAAATACCGGGAGAACATCCGGTTCGAGGAAAACGACGACCTAAATGATACGGCTAAAAAAGCTTTCTCCTTGCATGCCCAGTACCGTTCCCTGGAGGAGATCAGGCAAATTCTTGCATTGACCAACGAGCCGCTATCCGAATGGATTAAAAAAGGATGCGCTGCTACCAAAGCGTTTATTGAAAAGGAAGGCCTGGAAAAATCAAAATTTATCCCCAGATGGGTTGATTTGGACCAATCATAA
- a CDS encoding IS1634 family transposase, translated as MASLVQKTVKGYKYWYIVESRRVNGKPRPLVIEYLGTADKLLERLRQCPENASLKSYAYGDVAGLLSIAQRLNVAATINKYIDWRRKNSPKQPIRNNLTAGATYLLGAVGRSCMMTSKRGWHEWARTTALEYLLRADFSKVDSQHFWDLMDALPEENIPKIEREIMDAAFKEFDIKTDALFYDATNFFTFISTANTRNTLAQRGKNKQKRHDLRQVGMALVVSKEDQIPLFHHTYQGNLNDVTIFESVIKDISKRIKNIGLDISRHTFVLDRGNNSKANFGIIQSLELFYVGALSPANHKELVLEAMEALSGKTTEEGQPNFYRAKAQVWGAERTVVAFISEKLKEGQARGIHSMLAKKEKQLAKLQNKLKEPNAKKRNRKQLVAQIGNILKTKQAKGLIEWELKWKRKGRYELSFQIKSQETEKLEAAFGLRILMTNRHSWSTDEIIEAYYGQSNVEKAFKELKNPYHLTVKPQYHWTDQKIKVHNFICVLGYLLASLLCKEARDKANYKGSINTLLNKLKNVRLGTVLTNNNKGGKIKVEHKIEEMSSEEQVLFNALGLQKNLHAGVKIKGVSIYN; from the coding sequence ATGGCAAGCTTGGTACAAAAGACGGTCAAAGGCTATAAATACTGGTACATAGTAGAAAGCCGCCGCGTTAACGGCAAGCCCCGGCCTCTGGTAATCGAATACCTCGGCACGGCCGACAAGTTGTTAGAACGCTTAAGGCAATGCCCCGAAAACGCAAGCCTAAAATCTTATGCTTATGGGGACGTTGCCGGCCTGCTGTCCATAGCCCAGCGCTTAAACGTTGCCGCGACGATCAACAAATATATTGATTGGCGCCGAAAAAATTCCCCTAAACAGCCCATCAGGAATAATTTAACAGCAGGCGCCACTTATTTATTGGGCGCCGTCGGGCGTTCCTGCATGATGACGAGCAAAAGGGGATGGCATGAGTGGGCCAGGACAACCGCCTTAGAATATTTGCTGCGAGCGGATTTCAGTAAAGTCGACAGCCAGCATTTCTGGGACCTAATGGATGCCTTGCCCGAAGAAAATATCCCAAAAATCGAACGGGAAATAATGGACGCAGCCTTTAAGGAATTTGACATAAAGACGGATGCTCTGTTTTATGACGCTACTAATTTCTTTACGTTTATCTCCACGGCCAACACCCGCAACACGCTGGCGCAACGAGGCAAGAACAAACAAAAACGCCACGACTTGCGGCAAGTAGGCATGGCCCTGGTGGTGAGCAAAGAGGATCAAATCCCTTTATTCCACCACACTTACCAAGGCAATTTGAATGACGTAACCATATTCGAAAGCGTAATAAAAGACATAAGCAAGCGCATAAAAAACATAGGCCTTGATATTAGCCGGCATACTTTTGTCTTGGACAGGGGCAACAACTCAAAAGCTAATTTTGGGATAATACAAAGCCTGGAGTTGTTTTACGTTGGCGCGCTCAGCCCGGCAAACCATAAGGAATTAGTATTGGAAGCGATGGAAGCCCTCAGCGGCAAAACCACAGAAGAGGGCCAGCCCAATTTTTACCGGGCTAAAGCCCAGGTTTGGGGCGCAGAAAGGACGGTAGTTGCCTTCATCTCAGAGAAACTTAAAGAAGGCCAGGCCAGGGGCATCCATTCGATGCTCGCTAAAAAAGAAAAGCAGTTGGCCAAGCTCCAAAACAAGCTCAAGGAGCCAAATGCCAAAAAACGAAACCGCAAACAATTGGTTGCCCAAATTGGCAACATCCTAAAAACAAAACAAGCCAAAGGATTAATAGAATGGGAGCTAAAATGGAAAAGAAAAGGCCGCTATGAATTAAGCTTTCAAATAAAGAGCCAGGAAACCGAAAAGCTGGAAGCGGCATTCGGCCTGAGGATATTAATGACAAACCGGCATAGCTGGAGCACCGATGAAATAATTGAGGCTTATTACGGGCAATCCAACGTCGAAAAGGCTTTTAAGGAATTGAAAAACCCTTATCATTTAACCGTGAAACCCCAATACCATTGGACGGACCAAAAAATCAAAGTACATAATTTTATTTGCGTCTTAGGCTATTTGCTGGCCTCGCTGCTCTGCAAGGAAGCGCGCGACAAAGCAAATTATAAAGGCAGCATCAATACCTTGTTAAACAAGCTGAAAAATGTCCGCCTTGGAACTGTCTTAACCAATAATAATAAAGGCGGAAAAATAAAAGTTGAACATAAAATCGAAGAAATGTCAAGCGAGGAGCAAGTATTGTTTAACGCTCTTGGCTTGCAAAAAAACCTCCATGCAGGAGTAAAAATCAAGGGTGTTAGTATATACAACTGA
- the rsxE gene encoding electron transport complex subunit RsxE: MNQPASIQNNRTAEEFLKGIWKENPVFVAVLGMCPTLAVTNTAINSLAMGLATTFVLFFSSLLVSSLRNAIPKQVRITTFIIIIATFVTVVDFMLAAMVPQVHKELGAFIALIVVNCLILGRQEAFASKNSIRLALADALGMSLGFTFALLCIGVIREILGSGSLFNIPLFGAGFEPWVIMIMPPGGFFTLGFLLLFFNWLHKRRKEKKERASTQYEEAREFL, encoded by the coding sequence ATGAACCAACCCGCAAGCATACAAAACAACCGCACCGCCGAAGAATTCCTCAAAGGCATCTGGAAGGAGAACCCCGTGTTCGTAGCCGTGCTGGGCATGTGCCCGACCCTGGCGGTGACCAACACGGCCATCAACAGCCTGGCGATGGGCCTGGCGACGACCTTCGTGCTGTTCTTTTCCAGCCTGCTGGTATCGAGCCTGCGCAACGCCATTCCCAAGCAGGTGCGGATCACCACCTTCATCATCATCATCGCCACCTTCGTGACGGTGGTGGATTTCATGCTGGCCGCCATGGTGCCGCAGGTGCACAAAGAACTCGGAGCCTTCATTGCCCTGATCGTGGTAAACTGCCTGATCCTGGGCCGGCAGGAAGCCTTTGCTTCCAAGAACAGCATCAGGCTGGCCCTGGCCGACGCCCTGGGCATGAGTTTGGGTTTTACTTTCGCCCTGCTCTGCATCGGCGTCATCCGGGAAATACTCGGCAGCGGCAGCCTGTTCAACATACCGCTCTTCGGCGCCGGCTTCGAGCCCTGGGTCATCATGATCATGCCTCCGGGCGGTTTCTTCACCCTGGGGTTCCTGCTGCTGTTTTTTAACTGGCTGCATAAGCGGCGCAAGGAGAAGAAGGAAAGGGCGAGCACGCAGTACGAAGAGGCGAGGGAGTTTCTTTGA
- a CDS encoding electron transport complex subunit RsxA — MQDLIWIFISALLINNFTLAYFLGLCPFLGVSGRLETAFRLGLANIFVMLITAVCAWGLNTFVLPYAPYLRLISFIIVIASTVQFVEMAVKKLSPDLFRALGIFLPLITTNCAILGLALFATNKGYGLVEGLFYALGAGGGVTLALVLLAGIREETKVLDIPKLIEGTALNLIIAGILSMAFMGFAGLFSAAG; from the coding sequence ATGCAAGACCTTATATGGATATTCATCTCCGCCCTGCTGATCAATAACTTCACCCTGGCCTACTTCCTGGGCCTTTGCCCCTTCCTTGGCGTTTCCGGCCGGCTGGAGACGGCCTTCCGCCTGGGGCTGGCCAACATCTTCGTCATGCTCATCACCGCAGTCTGCGCCTGGGGGCTGAACACCTTCGTGTTGCCCTACGCGCCCTACCTGCGGCTGATCAGCTTCATCATCGTCATCGCCAGCACCGTGCAGTTTGTGGAGATGGCGGTGAAGAAGCTCAGCCCCGACCTGTTCCGCGCCCTGGGCATCTTCCTGCCGCTGATCACGACCAACTGCGCCATCCTGGGGCTGGCGCTTTTCGCCACCAATAAAGGATACGGCCTGGTGGAAGGGCTGTTCTACGCCCTGGGCGCCGGCGGCGGCGTCACCCTGGCGCTGGTGCTGCTGGCCGGCATCCGGGAAGAAACCAAGGTGCTGGACATCCCCAAGCTCATCGAGGGCACGGCGCTGAACCTGATCATCGCGGGGATCTTGTCGATGGCGTTTATGGGGTTTGCGGGGTTGTTTAGCGCGGCAGGGTGA
- a CDS encoding RnfABCDGE type electron transport complex subunit D produces MVNKPKITISTSPFLHDQATTPKIMWELAYTLVPILLAAAYYFGLSALLVSAACIAGCLVTEYYLGKKGPLGNPLRDGSALVTGLLLALTLPPGFPLWMAFVGGVVAIGMGKVIWGGLGQNVFNPALVGRAFLQAAFPTAITTWEPPDGRYLGLRGTNLAMPFYQGKPVDALSAATPLSEMKFSHEPTALADLLLGNISGSLGETCGLLLLLACLYLIARRIINWRIPAGVLATVAVFSGIAYLLAPDHYPSPGFMLLAGGLLLGTVYMATDPVSSPLAPKGVWIYSIGIGLLVVLIRLWGGLPEGVMYAILLMNAATPLINRFVRPRVYGY; encoded by the coding sequence ATGGTCAACAAACCCAAAATAACGATCTCCACCTCTCCCTTTCTCCACGATCAGGCCACCACGCCGAAGATCATGTGGGAGCTGGCTTATACCCTGGTGCCCATCCTGCTGGCAGCCGCCTATTATTTCGGCCTCAGCGCGTTGCTGGTCAGCGCCGCCTGCATCGCCGGCTGCCTGGTTACGGAGTATTACCTGGGCAAAAAGGGGCCGCTGGGCAACCCCCTGCGCGACGGCAGCGCCCTGGTAACCGGATTGTTGCTGGCCCTGACGCTCCCTCCTGGCTTTCCGTTGTGGATGGCCTTCGTCGGAGGCGTCGTCGCCATTGGCATGGGCAAGGTGATCTGGGGCGGATTGGGGCAGAACGTGTTCAATCCGGCGCTGGTAGGCCGGGCGTTTCTGCAGGCGGCCTTCCCGACGGCCATTACCACCTGGGAGCCGCCCGACGGCCGTTACCTGGGCCTGCGCGGCACCAACCTGGCGATGCCCTTCTATCAGGGAAAACCCGTAGATGCGCTGAGCGCCGCCACCCCGCTGTCGGAGATGAAGTTCAGCCATGAGCCGACTGCCCTTGCCGACCTTTTGCTGGGCAATATCAGCGGCTCTCTGGGAGAGACCTGCGGGTTGCTGCTGCTGCTGGCCTGCCTTTACCTCATCGCCCGCCGGATCATCAACTGGCGGATACCAGCTGGCGTACTGGCGACGGTGGCTGTCTTCTCTGGCATCGCCTACCTGCTTGCCCCGGACCATTACCCATCGCCCGGTTTTATGCTGTTGGCGGGCGGCCTTTTGCTAGGCACGGTTTACATGGCCACCGACCCGGTCAGTTCGCCCCTGGCCCCCAAAGGGGTCTGGATCTACAGCATCGGCATCGGCCTGCTGGTCGTGCTGATCCGCCTCTGGGGCGGCCTTCCGGAAGGCGTCATGTACGCCATTTTGCTGATGAACGCGGCGACGCCGCTGATCAACAGGTTTGTAAGGCCGAGGGTGTACGGGTATTAA
- a CDS encoding FMN-binding protein, whose translation MQEETNQAIPTTAPEPGSFRLIATLGLAGFFSGLVLVGAFLYTKPIIAANRAKALQQAIFKVLPGCASFRTLELRGGQLAMLEEGAPEPKEGEEVRRIYAGYDEKESLIGFAISGEEPGYQDLIVAIYGYDPRKKVIIGFEVLESKETPGLGDKIMKDAGFQANFRSLAVEPPVTVVKKGEKQKNNEIEAITGATISSKAVGRLLDKSLAEWLPLIGAYWKEDKKGEQ comes from the coding sequence ATGCAAGAAGAAACCAACCAAGCCATCCCAACCACAGCCCCCGAGCCCGGCTCCTTCCGGCTTATTGCCACCCTGGGCCTGGCCGGCTTCTTTTCCGGGCTGGTGCTGGTGGGCGCTTTTTTATACACCAAACCCATCATAGCCGCCAACCGGGCGAAGGCCCTGCAGCAGGCCATCTTCAAGGTACTGCCGGGTTGCGCCAGTTTCCGCACGCTGGAGCTGCGCGGCGGCCAGTTGGCCATGCTGGAGGAAGGCGCGCCGGAACCCAAGGAAGGCGAAGAGGTACGGCGCATTTACGCCGGATATGATGAAAAGGAGAGCCTCATCGGTTTCGCTATTTCCGGAGAAGAGCCCGGCTACCAGGATCTGATCGTGGCCATTTACGGTTATGACCCCCGAAAAAAAGTAATCATCGGCTTCGAAGTACTGGAAAGCAAGGAAACTCCCGGGCTGGGCGACAAGATCATGAAAGACGCAGGCTTTCAGGCCAATTTCAGATCCCTGGCCGTCGAGCCGCCCGTAACAGTAGTAAAAAAAGGAGAAAAACAAAAGAACAACGAGATCGAAGCGATCACCGGCGCCACCATTTCCTCAAAGGCGGTGGGCCGCCTGCTGGACAAGAGCCTGGCGGAATGGCTGCCGTTGATCGGGGCGTACTGGAAAGAGGATAAGAAAGGGGAGCAGTAG
- the rsxC gene encoding electron transport complex subunit RsxC — MTGTTQNGLKDKLLTFRHGVHPEEYKDLSGSRRIERMPFVEEYTLPLLQHIGAPSKPLVHKGQRVRRGDRIAEAGAYVSVALHAPVDGTVTDIGLYGHPNGQMLPAIRIKMDPFSTQQLDQPAQRPPEELSKAEFIEAIQQAGIVGLGGAAFPAHVKFNLPEDKHCRYLMLNGCECEPFLTCDHRVMVEYAEELIDGTRILQHFIRAEKVAIAIEANKPDAVVVLREAAAKAGFPMEVVPLEVKYPQGAEKMMISAILGEEVPAGRLPIDVGVLVSNVGTIVALSQYFRQSQPLIERVITVTGTAVRRPANVLAPLGTPMRDLVEFCGGVTNEATRILLGGPMMGIVQKSLDTPVVKGTSGILVLTEREVQDIDTFSCIRCGRCLEACPLFLNPARLGLLARKGLWDDMEDYNALDCFECGSCSYVCPSGIPLVQSIKVGKAMIRERKSK; from the coding sequence ATGACCGGAACGACCCAGAACGGCTTGAAAGATAAACTACTGACCTTCCGGCACGGCGTGCACCCGGAAGAGTACAAGGATCTGTCGGGCAGCCGGCGGATCGAGCGCATGCCCTTCGTGGAAGAGTATACTCTCCCGCTGTTGCAGCACATCGGCGCTCCTTCAAAACCACTCGTCCACAAAGGGCAGCGGGTGCGCCGGGGCGACAGGATCGCCGAGGCGGGGGCTTACGTATCCGTCGCCCTGCACGCTCCGGTAGACGGCACGGTGACGGACATCGGCCTCTACGGCCACCCCAACGGGCAGATGCTGCCCGCCATTCGCATCAAAATGGATCCCTTTTCCACCCAGCAACTGGATCAGCCCGCCCAGCGGCCGCCGGAGGAGCTGAGCAAGGCGGAGTTCATAGAGGCCATACAGCAGGCCGGCATCGTTGGATTGGGGGGAGCGGCCTTCCCTGCCCATGTGAAGTTCAACCTGCCGGAAGATAAACATTGCCGTTACCTCATGCTCAACGGCTGCGAGTGCGAGCCCTTTCTCACCTGCGACCACCGGGTAATGGTGGAATACGCAGAGGAGCTGATCGACGGCACCCGCATCCTGCAGCATTTCATTCGGGCGGAGAAGGTTGCTATCGCCATCGAGGCCAATAAGCCGGATGCGGTCGTTGTTCTGCGGGAGGCTGCTGCCAAAGCGGGATTTCCGATGGAGGTTGTCCCGCTGGAAGTGAAGTACCCGCAAGGCGCCGAGAAGATGATGATCAGCGCCATTCTTGGCGAGGAAGTCCCGGCGGGCCGCCTGCCGATAGACGTGGGCGTGCTGGTGTCGAATGTAGGCACCATCGTGGCCCTGTCGCAGTATTTTCGGCAGTCGCAACCCCTGATCGAACGGGTGATAACGGTGACCGGCACTGCCGTCCGCCGCCCGGCCAATGTGCTGGCGCCCCTGGGGACTCCCATGCGGGATTTGGTAGAATTTTGCGGAGGCGTTACCAATGAAGCCACCCGCATCCTCCTGGGCGGCCCCATGATGGGCATCGTGCAGAAGAGCCTGGATACGCCGGTCGTAAAAGGCACTTCCGGCATTCTGGTGCTCACAGAGCGGGAAGTGCAGGATATAGACACCTTCAGCTGCATTCGATGCGGGCGCTGCCTGGAAGCCTGCCCGCTCTTTCTCAATCCCGCCCGCCTCGGCCTGCTGGCCCGCAAAGGCCTGTGGGACGATATGGAAGACTACAACGCCCTCGACTGCTTCGAATGCGGCTCCTGTTCCTACGTCTGCCCTTCGGGCATTCCCCTGGTTCAGAGCATCAAAGTAGGCAAAGCCATGATCAGAGAACGAAAATCGAAATAG
- a CDS encoding glycerophosphodiester phosphodiesterase has protein sequence MKRLQGVAAEKRPFFGLKSYIYNKIRPMRFLLTFGLLAALFSCTEPATRKDMDAEKAATFDWQGHRGARGLLPENTVPAFLKALEYPQVKTLELDLAVSRDSQLVVSHEPWMSHHICSHPDGRPVLESEEEDLLFYQMPYDSIRQYDCGSRGNERFPEQKAQPAHKPLLSEVVQAVEQYCQEKGRPRPRYNIEIKLEPAYDGVKAPGPETFARLVLEEIARLGIKDWSCIQSFDVRPLQQLHRMDPQIFTALLIENAHGVDANLNELGYTPGAYSPYYKLVTANVVKTVHEKGMALIPWTVNDTTAMKALIALGVDGIITDYPNLIGGVE, from the coding sequence TTGAAACGACTTCAAGGCGTAGCGGCCGAAAAGCGCCCCTTTTTCGGATTAAAATCCTACATTTACAACAAAATCCGCCCCATGCGTTTCCTGTTAACCTTCGGCCTGCTGGCCGCCCTTTTTTCCTGTACCGAACCCGCAACCCGAAAAGACATGGATGCCGAAAAAGCAGCTACCTTCGACTGGCAGGGCCACCGCGGCGCCCGCGGCCTGTTGCCCGAGAATACCGTGCCGGCCTTTCTCAAGGCCCTGGAATATCCCCAGGTCAAGACACTGGAGCTGGACCTGGCGGTGAGCCGGGACAGCCAGTTGGTCGTCTCCCACGAGCCCTGGATGTCGCACCACATCTGCAGCCATCCGGACGGGCGGCCGGTGTTGGAAAGTGAAGAAGAGGATTTGCTGTTCTACCAGATGCCTTACGATTCCATCCGGCAGTACGACTGCGGCAGCCGCGGCAACGAGCGCTTCCCCGAACAAAAGGCCCAGCCCGCCCATAAGCCCCTGCTGAGCGAAGTGGTGCAGGCGGTAGAGCAATACTGCCAGGAAAAAGGCCGCCCCCGGCCCCGCTACAACATCGAGATCAAGCTGGAGCCGGCTTACGACGGCGTCAAAGCTCCCGGCCCGGAAACCTTCGCCCGCCTGGTGCTGGAGGAGATTGCCCGCCTGGGCATCAAAGATTGGAGTTGCATCCAATCCTTCGACGTCCGCCCCCTCCAGCAACTCCACCGGATGGACCCGCAGATTTTCACCGCCCTGCTGATTGAAAACGCTCACGGAGTGGATGCCAACCTGAATGAGCTGGGCTATACGCCCGGCGCTTACAGCCCTTACTATAAACTGGTCACTGCCAACGTGGTAAAAACCGTGCACGAAAAGGGCATGGCGCTCATTCCCTGGACGGTGAACGACACCACTGCTATGAAAGCGCTGATCGCCCTGGGCGTGGATGGCATCATTACGGATTATCCGAATTTGATCGGGGGGGTGGAGTAG